TTCTTAACATTTGGGTCTTTCACTTTTTCATGGACCGACTGATAAAACACATAGGCTTCGACCTCTTTGTCGATCGCCTGCTCAATGATCTGTTTGTACTCTTCCATGTCCATATGACAATCCCCCCGTACGGGCAGAGAGACTGGCAACAGTCCAGCATATATAAGTTTCCCCAGAGTCCGGGCATGCGGCCACCTCAACCTATTTTACAGCGCTCTGCCCTGATCATGAGGGAGGGTACCATGCCGTTTTCTGATACGCATGCCGACTACATCAGGCAGTTCGAGCGGGCGCTTGCGGTGCACGGGCGGGGCCCTGAGGCCTGTGCCGCCCTCCGCCAGGTGATCTGCCACTATTTTGGGCATCATGGACGGCAGATGGCATGGCGGGAGACGGAGAATCCCTATCATATTTTTGTGTCAGAGGTGATGCTCCAGCAGACACAGGTGGAAAGGGTGCAGGTGAAGTATCCCCTCTTCATCGAGCGGTTCCCTGACTTTGCCTCGCTTGCGGCGGCCAGGACAGAAGACCTCCTGGCGGTATGGCAGGGCATGGGCTACAACAGGAGGGCGCTCTCCCTCAGGAAGGCGGCAGAGATGGTCGTCGATATCTTTGGCGGCGCACTCCCCCGCACCGTCGCGGACCTCCAGACCCTGCCCGGCATCGGACGGGCCACGGCCTCCTCCATCGCCGCCTTCGCCTTCAACGCCCCGACGGTCTTCATCGAGACGAACATCCGCCGCGTCTGCATCCACTTCTTCTTCAGGGACAGCACGGACGTCACCGACGCCGAGATCCTCCCGCTTGTGGCGATGACCCTCGACCAGAAGCACCCGAGAGAGTTTTACTGGGGCATGATGGACTACGGGACGATGCTCAAGAAACGGTATCCAAACCCGAACCGGCGGAGCGCCTCCTATGCAAAGCAGACGAAGTTCGAGGGATCTGACCGGCAGATCCGGGGGAAGGTGCTCAGGATCCTTCTTGAAAAAGGCCGCCACGATCCCCGCTCCCTCTTCAGGGAGGCGGGGGTGGAGCCGGAAAAAGGAGGGGCTATCCTCCAGAAGCTGATCGCGGAGGGGTTTGTGGCAGAGGAAGACGGAAAATACCGTCTCCGGTGATCAGGGGAACGAGGCCGCCGCCCGGCGTCCTCCCCTCCTCCTTTTCAGACGCCGCAATGATCCCGTAGGCCGTCAGGGCATAGGGGGACCTACCCTCAAAGACCAGGCGGCCTTCGGGGTCGTAGCCGACAAACGAGGTGGGGATCGTCTCGACCAGAGAGGGGACGCTGTCGAGGGAGTCCGGGCGTGCCGCCACGATCACCACGCCCTCCTGACCGCCGTGTGCGGCCGTCCACTCGGGCCCGACGGTCAGCCGAACCGTGACCGGCGTCGCCGGGTCGGCCTCTTCACGCACGATCCCGGCGATCGAAACGCCGTCGAAGTCGTGGGCGATGGTCGGGACCTCGCCGGTATCGGCCATGATAAACGCCCGCATGAGATAGGGATCAGAGGCGGCCCTCAGGCTCCAGGCGTCCGGAGATTCAGAACCTTCTGCCAGGTCAGGCACATCTGCTCCCTCAAGGAAATGAACGGCCGGGGCGCCGGAACCGACGCCGAGGGCGATCCTCCTCCCGTCCGGGGTGATCGCCGCTCCCTGGACGGTGTTCCCGGCGTCATAGCGCCAGACCAGGTTCCCCTCCCGGTCCAGGAGGAGCAGGCCGGTGCCGGCGGCGGCCGCCACATACTTGCCCCCGGCCGATACCGAGACATCGAATACCCGCTCGCCGACGATGTAGCGCCAGAGCAGGACACCCTCCTGATCGAGGAAGTAGATCACCTTGTCGAGCGAACCGGCCGCCACATACTCGCCTTCAGGTGAGACCGAGACCCCCATCACCGTCTTTCCGGTCTCGTACGACCAGAGGGGGACGCCCCGGTTGTCGAAGAAATACAGGCGCTCGTCCTTGGACCCGGCGGCCAGGTACGACCCGTCCGATGAGAGCGACAGGGAAACGGCATCGTCGTCGAGTTCCGCGGTCCAGAACTCCTGACCTCCTGCGGTATAGAGGGCGATCGTGCTGTCGTCATACCCGGCGGCAAGATAGTTTCCATCGGCAGAGAGGGCGGTGCTGTAGGCAAAAAAACCCGTATCAAAGTTTGATATGATCTGTCCGTTTCTGTCAAAAAGGCGGACTTTATCAGATGCGGCGGCGACAAAACGGCCGTCGCCCGATATCGAGACCTGATAGACCGGGCATCCGGTCGGATAGTTCCAGACCTCAGTGCCGTTCTCGTCAAAGATCCTGACGCTTCCTGCATCACGGGTTCCCGCGACGGTCAGGCTGCCGTCTGTCGTCACTGCTGTCGATGTCACACCCCCGCCGACGGCAATGCTCCAGAGAGGGCCGGCCATTTCTTCTCCCGAGGCCGCCGGGACGATCAGAAGGGTCAGAACGCCAAGAACCATGAATATTTTTTTCAGATTACCACCCCGCGTACACCTGCTGCAGAGCAGGCGAACATGCAGTATTTTTTGCGATGCGGGAAGCATTAACCCCACATTCCGCACCACTTTTTTCATGAGTAGTAATTTTCATACTCCTTCCCAAGCAACCGGAGTATCTTCCACAATTCCGGGGTCATATTGGTAACAAGCACTTTTACCCCATCTATTGCCCCAAACCTCAGTTCCCTGACTCCCCGAAAGAGGAAGAAGGTCCATTTCAGGGTTGGGTTCTGGGTCTGCTTCTTCGTCTGTCCGGTCACCGTTTCGCTGGCGTTCTGCAGTTCCCTGCGCAGCCGAAACTCTGTCATCGCATAGATGAACAGGCAGAGCACCATGATCATCGCCAGTGCCTGGATCCTGGACGGCTTCTTCAGAAAGATCTCCGCCACCCTGAACGAGGGATCCTTGAGAAACCGGAACCCCCGCTCCACCGCGCCCTGCTCCTTGTAGTTCGTCAGGAGTTCATCGGGAGAGAGATCCCGGTCATTCGTCGCCAGGATAAACCTCCCGAGTTTCTGCCGCTTCTCTTCAACAGCACGGGGGTCGTGCTCAATCTCTGCAACGACCGTATAGGCCAACTCCACCGGCTCATCTGCCTTCGGCCTACCCGGTTTCTTCTCTTTCTTCCGGGTGATCGTCCTGATGTCCAGAGAGCTGAAGCAGAATTGTTGGTGCTCCTGCAGCCACTTCTCGGCGGCCATGCGGGCGTCCGGTTCGCAGGCGAACTCCCGTGCACCGAGTTTCCGCAGCGACGTTTCTGCCTGTTTCTTCTCTTTTTCCAGCCGTTTTTCAAACGTCTTCTCCTGCCGTTCCTGCATCGGTGCCGAGTGATATACCACCCACTTCTGAGGGATGCCGGCATATTCGGATGTATGCTCCGCATATTGGTAGCGCTCGTCCGCGCACGGCTGCAGGGCGAGGTCCTCTGCGGCAACAAGCTCCTTGACCTCGTTCAGGGTCGCCGGAACCCGACTGATCCAGAAGGTATGGGTGCCGAGGGTGGTGAGATTCTCGGCGGTATAGAACGCTGCGTCAGCGATATGGTAGACCTTGCCCGGATGCTGCAGGTTTTCGGTGAGCTGGGTGATGATCGCCATCAGCGTTTTCTTATCCGACTCGTTCCCGGAGAACGTCTGCACGAAGAGGGGAATGCCATGCTGATCGGTTGCCATCCCGAGAACGAACTGTTTGAGGTCCCACCGGCCGTCCTTTGGACGGCCGTAGGTGATATTCATGTCACGGGAATCGAAATCAACGTCATAGTCGCCGCTGACGCTGAACGCGGTGGTATCGACGTGGATGCAGTGCGTACCGTAATCGCTGGCAAGCAGGCACTCCGCGACGATTTGGTTGAAGAGTTCGGTCGGGCCAAATAAGGCGATCGCGTCGAGCGTCCGGCCCAGGACGTCATCGTTAAGATGCGCGGTGGTCACGCCTTCGCCAAGAAGACGTTCAATGGCGATATCCGAGAAGAATGCCGGATAGAGATAGAGGCGCCGTTCGACGAACCCGAGACCGTTGAGCACCATGGCCTTGACGATATCTCCATGGGTGAGATGATGCTGCCGCGTTTTGGGGATGGCACGGTCGATAACCGGGGCGATGCCGAGGGTGTCGAAGGCACCGGCAACGAGCCCGAGATGGCCGATCGAGATGTTGGAGCCTTCGATGAAGTCAGCAGAGGAGGGCACAGGAGAGGTTTTTCCTGAAAGTACAAGGATCTTGCGGTTTGATAATTAGGGGAAGTGGATGGGCTCCTGCGAAAGGTGGGACGAAGAGATGATTTTTCGGTTTTGTAGAGATCCTATTCTGGTATGCTTGAACCGGGGGACTGCTGCCCCCGGACCCCCGCACAGGATAGGTGGGGATACGGCCCGCTCCCCCCCGGGCGTCCTGCTCGCTCTTCCCGGGGCCCATCGCAATTGGGGTCCGGGGGTGATGGGGAAGGCGGGGGATCCGCACCCCCTCCCTGCGATTACAGGAAATACATCAAACTCGGTATGAGGGTCTCAACAAAGCCGATATCTGTGTCTTATTTTTGATGAAGCCTGGCATTCTATGTCATTTGCCTCTAATGTCCTGCTGAAACAAGAGTATGATGAAGTAAGATAATTTGAAAAAAATATGGCTTCGTTGAAACCCTCCAGTAGTCCGGTTCCGCGCTAAAGCAAAGATCTATAAGAATCGTTGCTCCTTGAGTTAATGACCAAACCAACACCAAGGAGCAGAGATAGTGTCAACGAACCGGTATATCAACCTTATCGAAAGCATCTGTTCAGTACTCCGATCTTCCCATCTGCCTCTTTATTCCTGCAAATACTCCCGGAAAATGTATACTCAGCATCAACTCATGGCTATTCTTCTCTTTCGTGAAGCTCTTCGCACTGACTATCGCTCGACCGTTGAGCTCATCGATCTAATGGACGGAGTCAAAGAGATCCTTCAGCTTGATCAGGTCCCCCACTACTCAACCATCCAAAAAATATATCTGAGAATTTCGAACAACCCCACCTCACCCAAAGTACTTTATAGTCCCGGATCGACCTTTTTCCCATGAGCACGTTTACCAATTTCGCGATCCACCACGAATATGCCAGCCTTGCAGCTCTGGGTGATCGGCTGGGTGAGGTCAGCGGTCTGATCGACTGGGATGCCTTCCGCCCTCTCCTTGCTGACCTCTACACCAACGCCGAGGGGCGAGGCGGCCGTCCGAACTATGACGTCGTTCTGATGATCCGGCTGCTGGTGCTTCAGCAGTGGTATGGCCTGTCTGACCCCGAACTGGAGCGTCAGGCGACCGACCGGATCTCGTTCCGTCACTTCCTGGGATATCCGGAAACCATTCCGGATCGGTCGACGGTCTGGCTGTTCCGGGAACGCTTGGCGCAAACCGGGAAGGATACCGCGATCTGGGATGAGTTCCAGCGGCAACTCGAAGTACAAGGGCTCGCCATCAAACGCGGTGTCATGCAGGACGCGACGTTCATCACCGCCGATCCCGGGCATGCTCCTGCCGGCACGCCCCGGGGAGATCAGGCAGAGACGCGGCGCAGCCGCGACGGCACCTGGGCCAAGAAGGGCTCGAAGTCACAGTTCGGGTACAAACTTCACATCCTGCTCGACAAGGACAGTCAGCTGATCCGCCGGATTGAGACCACCACGGCGTCACTCCATGACAGCAGGATCGATCTCTCCCGGGAAGGTGAGACGGTCTATCGCGATAAAGGCTATTTTGGGGTGAAACCGCAGGCATCTATGGACAAGACCATGCACCGGGCCGTTCGCAACCATCCCCTCTCCATCAAGGAGAACCGGCGGAACAAGGCCATCAGCAGAACACGATCGCTGGTGGAACGACCGTTTGCCGTGATCAAGCGGGTGTTCCATGCAGGCCACCTCATGGTCACGACGGTTGCCAGAGTGCACGTCAAGAACATCTTCTCCTGCATGAATTTCAACTTCAGGCAACTTCTTACCCTCAAAGCGCAAGCTGCCGAGCGATAGCTCTCGAGAAAATCCAAAAAACCCTCTAAATGCAGGGGTTCAGGAAGGAAACGGCTGAACAGCGAGGGGAAGAGGGCAGTCGGGAGCGAGTATCTGATGGCAGGGAGGAGTTAATCGCAATTCTCATCTTTATGTCGCTCTACGCTGGCATCAGCGCCCTCCCGGGTTCAAGTCATAAAAATTAAATTAACCTTGTGCTTAATTACACACGAATGAATGCGAAAAGTGTTGGTGTTCTCCTTGGATGCATGATCGTGCTGGTCGTCGGCATCGCCGGCTGTACAGGCAATGATCAGACAGATGTGACCGGAACGAAGGTCTACATCGTTGGTGTCGACGGCAACTACGCGCCCTACTCCTACATCGAGACTGACGGAAGCGTCACCGGTTTCGATGTCGAGTCGGTGAAATGGATCGCGGAGAAGATGGGTTTTGAGGTGAAGATCCAGCCGATGGACTGGGACTCTATGATCCCGTCGCTCAACGCGAAAAAGATC
Above is a window of Methanofollis tationis DNA encoding:
- a CDS encoding HhH-GPD family protein produces the protein MPFSDTHADYIRQFERALAVHGRGPEACAALRQVICHYFGHHGRQMAWRETENPYHIFVSEVMLQQTQVERVQVKYPLFIERFPDFASLAAARTEDLLAVWQGMGYNRRALSLRKAAEMVVDIFGGALPRTVADLQTLPGIGRATASSIAAFAFNAPTVFIETNIRRVCIHFFFRDSTDVTDAEILPLVAMTLDQKHPREFYWGMMDYGTMLKKRYPNPNRRSASYAKQTKFEGSDRQIRGKVLRILLEKGRHDPRSLFREAGVEPEKGGAILQKLIAEGFVAEEDGKYRLR
- a CDS encoding WD40 repeat domain-containing protein, with translation MVLGVLTLLIVPAASGEEMAGPLWSIAVGGGVTSTAVTTDGSLTVAGTRDAGSVRIFDENGTEVWNYPTGCPVYQVSISGDGRFVAAASDKVRLFDRNGQIISNFDTGFFAYSTALSADGNYLAAGYDDSTIALYTAGGQEFWTAELDDDAVSLSLSSDGSYLAAGSKDERLYFFDNRGVPLWSYETGKTVMGVSVSPEGEYVAAGSLDKVIYFLDQEGVLLWRYIVGERVFDVSVSAGGKYVAAAAGTGLLLLDREGNLVWRYDAGNTVQGAAITPDGRRIALGVGSGAPAVHFLEGADVPDLAEGSESPDAWSLRAASDPYLMRAFIMADTGEVPTIAHDFDGVSIAGIVREEADPATPVTVRLTVGPEWTAAHGGQEGVVIVAARPDSLDSVPSLVETIPTSFVGYDPEGRLVFEGRSPYALTAYGIIAASEKEEGRTPGGGLVPLITGDGIFRLPLPQTPPRSASGG
- a CDS encoding IS1634 family transposase: MEGSNISIGHLGLVAGAFDTLGIAPVIDRAIPKTRQHHLTHGDIVKAMVLNGLGFVERRLYLYPAFFSDIAIERLLGEGVTTAHLNDDVLGRTLDAIALFGPTELFNQIVAECLLASDYGTHCIHVDTTAFSVSGDYDVDFDSRDMNITYGRPKDGRWDLKQFVLGMATDQHGIPLFVQTFSGNESDKKTLMAIITQLTENLQHPGKVYHIADAAFYTAENLTTLGTHTFWISRVPATLNEVKELVAAEDLALQPCADERYQYAEHTSEYAGIPQKWVVYHSAPMQERQEKTFEKRLEKEKKQAETSLRKLGAREFACEPDARMAAEKWLQEHQQFCFSSLDIRTITRKKEKKPGRPKADEPVELAYTVVAEIEHDPRAVEEKRQKLGRFILATNDRDLSPDELLTNYKEQGAVERGFRFLKDPSFRVAEIFLKKPSRIQALAMIMVLCLFIYAMTEFRLRRELQNASETVTGQTKKQTQNPTLKWTFFLFRGVRELRFGAIDGVKVLVTNMTPELWKILRLLGKEYENYYS
- a CDS encoding IS5 family transposase, with amino-acid sequence MSTFTNFAIHHEYASLAALGDRLGEVSGLIDWDAFRPLLADLYTNAEGRGGRPNYDVVLMIRLLVLQQWYGLSDPELERQATDRISFRHFLGYPETIPDRSTVWLFRERLAQTGKDTAIWDEFQRQLEVQGLAIKRGVMQDATFITADPGHAPAGTPRGDQAETRRSRDGTWAKKGSKSQFGYKLHILLDKDSQLIRRIETTTASLHDSRIDLSREGETVYRDKGYFGVKPQASMDKTMHRAVRNHPLSIKENRRNKAISRTRSLVERPFAVIKRVFHAGHLMVTTVARVHVKNIFSCMNFNFRQLLTLKAQAAER